From the genome of Vicia villosa cultivar HV-30 ecotype Madison, WI linkage group LG2, Vvil1.0, whole genome shotgun sequence, one region includes:
- the LOC131647475 gene encoding probable membrane-associated kinase regulator 6, producing MEATHPLSIESFSYSCLVNLKSSLDQSLDSFSSFRISVDAIDELGSSFIEMDPRMPSSRRFFINSQDFKFDFTNSHQSSLTTLVDADQLFSNGYLMPLFDESLKNIEPYKYDSSNSNSALPSSISHVPKEVVPIENSRSPSLKRCRTLSKRMFQKYLNFLKPLCRRLRAQKSGSSKHESGVNRTQSVKKIRGNYWESSPRISVAYSADNWRMSCDSDSSIYEAVLHCKRSFEKMG from the exons ATGGAAGCAACTCATCCTCTTTCAATTGAAAGTTTTTCATATAGTTGCTTAGTGAACCTTAAATCATCACTTGATCAAAGCCTTGATAGTTTTTCTTCCTTTAGAATTTCTGTCGATGCTATTGATGAATTAGGTTCTTCTTTCATTGAAATGGATCCAAGAATGCCATCTTCTAGAAGATTCTTCATAAACTCACAAGATTTCAAATTTGATTTTACAAATTCACATCAATCTTCTCTCACTACTCTTGTTGATGCAGATCAACTATTTTCCAATGGTTATTTAATGCCACTTTTTGatgaatcattgaaaaatattgaaccatataaatatgattcatcaaattcaaattcaGCCTTACCTTCTTCCATATCACATGTACCAAAAGAAGTGGTTCCAATAGAAAATTCAAGAAGCCCTTCATTGAAAAGGTGTAGAACATTATCAAAGAGAATGTTTCAAAAGTATTTGAATTTCTTAAAACCTTTGTGTAGAAGATTGAGGGCTCAAAAATCAGGATCATCTAAGCATGAAAGTGGTGTTAATAGAACTCAATCAGTGAAGAAAATTAGAGGAAATTACTGGGAATCATCTCCAAGAATTAGTGTTGCTTATTCGGCGGACAATTGGCGCATGTCTTGTGATTCTGATAGTTCAATCTATGAAGCTGTTCTTCATTGCAAAAGATCTTTTG AAAAGATGGGTTAA